One Microlunatus soli genomic window carries:
- a CDS encoding fumarylacetoacetate hydrolase family protein, whose amino-acid sequence MRIARFSAGSDPQYGIVELAVDGGEHADTVSAVTGDPLATKVQLTGQRFDLSDVRLLAPVIPRSKVVAVGRNYAEHAAELGNEVPETPMTFLKPNTSVIGPDEAIVYPTYTNQLSYEGELAIVIGRICKEVPAERVPEVIFGYTIANDVTARDLQGPDKQWARAKGSDTFCPLGPWIVTHLGIDEAENLMITTTVDDEVRQHGPTRDMLNKIVDLVVYITSYTTLLPGDVILTGTPAGVGPMNPGQQVSIEIDGIGKLSNPVVAAQ is encoded by the coding sequence ATGCGCATTGCCCGATTCTCAGCAGGCTCCGACCCGCAGTACGGCATCGTCGAGCTGGCCGTCGATGGCGGCGAACACGCCGACACCGTCTCCGCGGTGACCGGTGATCCGCTGGCCACCAAGGTCCAGCTGACCGGTCAGCGGTTCGACCTGTCCGACGTCCGGCTGCTGGCCCCGGTGATCCCGCGCAGCAAGGTCGTCGCGGTCGGTCGAAACTATGCCGAACACGCCGCCGAGCTCGGCAACGAGGTGCCCGAGACGCCGATGACCTTCCTGAAGCCGAACACCTCGGTGATCGGGCCGGACGAGGCGATCGTCTATCCGACCTACACCAACCAGCTGAGCTATGAGGGTGAGCTGGCGATCGTGATCGGCCGGATCTGCAAGGAGGTGCCGGCCGAACGCGTACCGGAGGTGATCTTCGGCTACACGATCGCCAACGATGTCACCGCCCGCGATCTGCAGGGCCCGGACAAGCAGTGGGCCCGGGCCAAGGGATCGGACACGTTCTGCCCGCTGGGGCCATGGATCGTCACCCACCTGGGTATCGACGAGGCCGAGAACCTGATGATCACCACCACCGTCGACGACGAGGTCCGCCAGCACGGTCCGACCCGGGACATGCTGAACAAGATCGTCGATCTGGTCGTCTATATCACCAGCTACACCACGCTGCTGCCGGGCGATGTGATCCTGACCGGCACCCCGGCCGGCGTCGGACCGATGAACCCCGGTCAGCAGGTCAGCATCGAGATCGACGGGATCGGCAAGCTGAGCAATCCTGTGGTCGCGGCGCAGTAA
- a CDS encoding thymidine phosphorylase, with the protein MAEPFDAQQLIKDKRDGGTLTTEQISWLLDAYTRGVVAEEQMSAMNMAIFFRGLAGVELSAWTEAMINSGERMDFARLSRPTVDKHSTGGVGDKITLPLAPLVAACGAAVPQLSGRGLGHTGGTLDKLEAIPGWRAALTNAEMLDQLEEIGAVICAAGSGLAPADRKLYALRDVTGTVESIPLIASSIMSKKIAEGTSALVLDVKTGNGAFMADQARARELAEAMVGLGTAAGVRTVALLTRMDSPLGLTAGNGIEVEESVEVLAGGGPADVVELTLALAREMLAAAGISDIDPADALASGRAMDVWRKMIIAQGGDPDAPLPQPRETHRITADRDGYLSRLDALPIGIAAWRLGAGRARKEDPVQAAAGVRLHAKPGDRVTAGSPLLTLQTDDAELIPRAVDALSGSWAITDPAPTTEKLIIDRITARS; encoded by the coding sequence ATGGCCGAGCCCTTCGACGCGCAACAGTTGATCAAGGACAAACGAGACGGCGGCACGCTGACCACCGAGCAGATCAGCTGGCTGCTGGACGCCTACACCCGTGGCGTGGTGGCCGAGGAACAGATGTCCGCGATGAACATGGCGATCTTCTTCCGTGGCCTGGCCGGCGTGGAGCTGTCGGCCTGGACCGAGGCGATGATCAACTCCGGCGAGCGGATGGACTTCGCACGCCTCAGCCGGCCGACCGTCGACAAGCACTCGACCGGCGGTGTCGGCGACAAGATCACGCTGCCGCTGGCTCCGCTGGTGGCCGCCTGTGGTGCGGCGGTCCCGCAACTGTCCGGCCGCGGGCTCGGACACACCGGCGGCACGCTGGACAAGCTGGAGGCGATTCCCGGCTGGCGCGCCGCGCTGACCAACGCCGAGATGCTCGATCAACTGGAGGAGATCGGAGCGGTGATCTGTGCTGCCGGCTCCGGTCTGGCGCCGGCCGATCGCAAGCTGTACGCGTTGCGGGACGTCACCGGCACCGTCGAATCGATCCCGTTGATCGCGTCGTCGATCATGAGCAAGAAGATCGCCGAGGGCACCTCGGCTCTGGTGCTGGACGTCAAGACCGGCAACGGTGCCTTCATGGCCGATCAGGCTCGGGCCCGAGAACTGGCCGAGGCAATGGTCGGGCTCGGGACCGCCGCCGGGGTCCGGACCGTGGCGTTGCTGACCCGGATGGACAGCCCACTCGGCCTGACCGCCGGGAACGGCATCGAGGTCGAGGAGTCGGTCGAGGTGCTGGCCGGCGGCGGACCGGCCGACGTTGTCGAGCTGACCCTTGCGCTGGCCCGCGAAATGCTCGCCGCAGCAGGGATCTCCGACATCGACCCGGCCGACGCGCTGGCGTCGGGACGGGCGATGGATGTCTGGCGGAAGATGATCATCGCCCAGGGCGGCGACCCGGATGCGCCCCTGCCGCAGCCGCGCGAGACGCATCGGATCACCGCCGATCGGGACGGCTATCTGAGCAGATTGGATGCGCTGCCGATCGGGATCGCGGCGTGGCGGCTGGGCGCAGGCCGAGCCCGCAAGGAGGATCCGGTACAGGCCGCCGCCGGCGTCCGGCTGCATGCCAAGCCCGGCGACCGGGTCACCGCCGGCAGCCCGTTGCTGACCTTGCAGACCGACGATGCCGAGCTGATCCCGCGGGCGGTCGACGCGCTGTCCGGCAGCTGGGCGATCACCGACCCGGCGCCGACCACCGAGAAGTTGATCATCGACCGGATCACGGCAAGGTCCTGA
- a CDS encoding NmrA family NAD(P)-binding protein, whose amino-acid sequence MMRFLVTGATGRVGGRAARRLIDEGHQVAAVVRRADAELPAGARPVVADLDDPDTLMVLPEVDGTFLVFPSVQADASAAAVVGALAERSPQIAYLSAAGAQDADPEGWGIMASHARLEKLITESGVRSTLLRASGFAANTLGWAPQIRADGTVRWPYGSARRALIHEDDLAAVGVRELIDHGDGSAEGVVHHLTGPQQLSQREYAAVIGEVIGRPVTYHELSVAEAMAELFGGLPADFARSILTGQAAWVDHPEPVTSTVGTLLGRPARTFAEWVADHRADFGTR is encoded by the coding sequence ATGATGAGATTTCTGGTCACCGGCGCGACCGGCCGGGTCGGCGGGCGGGCGGCACGCCGCCTGATCGACGAGGGGCATCAGGTGGCGGCCGTGGTCCGTCGCGCGGACGCGGAACTGCCGGCGGGGGCCCGGCCCGTGGTCGCCGACCTCGACGACCCGGACACTCTGATGGTCCTCCCAGAAGTGGACGGCACCTTCCTGGTGTTCCCCAGTGTGCAGGCCGACGCCTCCGCCGCCGCGGTCGTCGGCGCGCTGGCCGAACGCAGTCCGCAGATCGCCTATCTGTCCGCTGCCGGGGCTCAGGATGCGGACCCCGAGGGGTGGGGCATCATGGCCTCGCATGCCCGGCTGGAGAAGTTGATCACCGAGTCGGGCGTCCGATCCACGTTGTTGCGAGCCAGTGGGTTCGCGGCGAACACCCTGGGTTGGGCGCCGCAGATCCGGGCCGACGGCACGGTGCGCTGGCCCTACGGCAGTGCCCGACGGGCGCTGATCCACGAAGATGATCTTGCCGCTGTCGGCGTCCGGGAGTTGATCGATCACGGTGACGGATCGGCCGAGGGTGTCGTCCACCATCTCACCGGGCCGCAGCAACTCAGCCAACGGGAGTATGCCGCCGTCATCGGCGAGGTGATCGGCCGTCCGGTGACCTACCACGAGCTGTCGGTCGCAGAGGCGATGGCCGAGTTGTTCGGCGGACTACCTGCCGACTTCGCACGGTCCATCCTGACCGGGCAGGCCGCCTGGGTCGACCATCCCGAGCCGGTCACGTCGACCGTCGGCACGCTGCTCGGCCGACCGGCGCGGACCTTCGCCGAATGGGTCGCCGACCATCGTGCCGACTTCGGGACGCGGTGA